Proteins encoded together in one Pirellulales bacterium window:
- a CDS encoding polyphosphate kinase 2 family protein, whose product MSEHHNHPPIQPTAGSVIDLAEFDPASRTGDGNRDQIEPELNANIEAMEGLASRLYAESKQALLLILQGMDTSGKDGTIRNVMRGFNPLLCRVVPFKAPNEDELAHDFLWRIHRQTPRRGQIGIFNRSHYEDVVVVRVRKWISKKECRRRYRIINDFERMLVREGTVVVKCFLHISKDEQRRRLQARIDDPQKRWKFRRDDLEDRKLWPRFQRVYSDALTACNTRHAPWHIVPADSKPQRDLIISRILRNALEEMNPQYPPHIEGIDKIVVK is encoded by the coding sequence ATGAGCGAACACCACAATCACCCACCCATTCAGCCGACCGCCGGCAGCGTGATTGATCTGGCCGAATTCGATCCCGCCAGTCGCACGGGGGACGGCAACCGTGACCAAATTGAGCCCGAGTTGAACGCCAATATTGAAGCCATGGAAGGTCTCGCCTCGCGTTTGTACGCCGAGAGCAAACAAGCGTTGCTGTTGATACTGCAAGGCATGGACACCTCGGGCAAGGACGGCACGATCCGCAATGTGATGCGCGGATTCAATCCGCTGCTGTGCCGCGTGGTGCCGTTCAAGGCGCCGAACGAAGACGAGCTAGCTCACGACTTTTTGTGGCGCATCCATCGGCAGACGCCGCGGCGCGGACAGATCGGCATATTCAATCGCTCGCACTACGAAGACGTGGTGGTCGTGCGGGTGCGCAAGTGGATCAGCAAAAAGGAATGCCGCCGCCGGTACCGCATCATCAACGATTTTGAGCGTATGCTGGTGCGCGAGGGAACCGTCGTCGTTAAGTGTTTTTTGCACATCAGCAAGGACGAGCAGCGGCGTCGGCTGCAAGCGCGCATCGACGATCCGCAAAAGCGCTGGAAGTTCCGCCGCGACGATCTGGAAGACCGCAAGTTGTGGCCACGGTTTCAGCGCGTCTATTCCGACGCGCTCACCGCCTGCAACACACGGCATGCGCCATGGCACATCGTGCCGGCCGATTCCAAACCGCAGCGCGATCTGATCATCAGCCGCATCCTGCGAAATGCGCTTGAAGAAATGAACCCCCAATATCCACCACATATCGAAGGGATCGACAAAATTGTCGTCAAATAG